A segment of the Oncorhynchus tshawytscha isolate Ot180627B linkage group LG06, Otsh_v2.0, whole genome shotgun sequence genome:
tcttgctctctctctctctcacacacacacacacacacacacacacacacacacacacacacacacacacacacacacacacacacacacacacacacacacacacacacacacacacacacacactccttattaAAGTGATAAATAGCTTCACACTCCAGATGCACACTGCCTAGCCCCTGTTGCCATAGCAACATCCCGGGCTGTGCTCCaggaaataaagaaataaacatATGTTATGGTGTGCTGACCGCCGCTTCTGCCCTTGCGGATCTTGTGAGCATctattcaggtgtgtgtgtgtgtgtgtgtgtgtgtgtgtgtgtgtgtgtgtgggtgggtgggtgtgtaggtGGGTTATTGAGACTGTACCTGAAGTTCGGTGCAAAACAGATGAGAAAAAGGGACCATTAGCTACTGTATGTAGGCAGGTGATGAACTCAAGTCCCTTTTTGTGTCTGGTTGTTTAATTAAAGAGATACTGAGACCAAAACTTCTCACAAGTCTGATATTGCATACGGTTTTCATCATCGTCAGGCTTCAGCTGGTGACTCCTACATTGAATAAATCATCATTACCTGCTACTTTGATCATTTAATGACTTGGATTAAATTACAATATACCAGGTCTATTCGACAATCATGTAAACACAATGCTTTTGCAATGACGTATTTTAATAGTGGGTGTCTATCTACTCAGGATTTTAATCAGATGGCATAGTAAGCCTCTGTTTCCATGAAATATTGTTGGATGAAATCATTAGAGAAGTGTTTTTGTATCAGATGATCTGAAAAGTTCAAGCTCTCAGGGTATGAGTTGTCAGTGAAGACATGCACACTTAAAGCTGGAATTGATCTAttcaaataaatacaatttaggaTACAATGCAGTGTACACACAATATATTTTACACTGCAAGTAGCCACCTGTCTGGCAACAAAATCAAATCAGACGGGCGTCGCCAAGTGGATGCTGACCCCAGGTGTTTACTAATGCAGAATTATCTGAAATTGACTGGTATTGGGCCTGTCTCCCATCtcctgtgtgagtgtgcgtgtgtgtatgaagaaaaacagagggagaaggatagaggagagaaggagggaaggagagagggggaagtgtgTTTCTCCAACACTGGGCTCCCATCTCCAACATCAAGCATCTAGACTGTTGCCCTGGTAACTGCATAGTGAGGCCTCAGGTGTGGGACACAATGTTCTGTTTGCATCTTCAAGGATATCATCGGCCATGGACGCAACCATCTGATAGGGCAGCTCTCCTGTACAGATCTAGACTTACATTATTAATTTCCTTGCCAAGGCAACTCACtataagcaacaacaacaaaaaacagccaACTCCCATTCTCAATCACTGCGCATGTATGATTTACAAGGTTAATTAAATGGCCTCTGCGGGTTGATTTTAAAATCTCCCAGTGGATTGACACAAGTTCAGATGTGGATAGCAGACTATGTTACACCCTGGAGACTATCTAGGATTCTGCAGTTCATGTTTGTTAATGTCTTTTCATATCACCTCATCGGGTATGGAGTTTAACCAGTCACCTCAAGGGGCACGGAGTTTGACCAGTCACCTCAAGGGGCACAGAGTTTAACCAGTCACCTCAAGGGGCACGGAGTTTAACCAGTCACCTCAAGGGGCACAGAGTTTAACCAGTCACCTCAAGGGGCATGGAGTTTAACCAGTCACCTCATTGGGTATGGAGTTTAACCAGTCACCTCATCGGGTATGGAGTTTAACCAGTCACCTCATCGGGTATGGAGTTTAACCAGTCACCTCAAGGGGCACGGAGTTTAACCAGTCACCTCAAGGGGCACGGAGTTTAACCAGTCACCTCAAGGGGCACGGAGTTTAACCAGTCACCTCAAGGGGCACGGAGTTTAACCAGTCACCTCAAGGGGCATGGAGTTTAACCAGTCACCTCAAGGGGCACGGAGTTTAACCAGTCACCTCAAGGGGCATGGAGTTTAACCAGTCACCTCAAGGGGCATGGAGTTTAACCAGTCACCTCAAGGGGCACGGAGTTTAACCAGTCACCTCAAGGGGCATGGAGTTTAAATTCCAGTTCTACTGTATGTagctacactgagtataccaaacattaggaacatcttcctaatattgagttgcttccccttttgtcctcagaacagcatcaattcatcagggcatggactctacaaggtgttgaaagtgttccatagggatgctggcccatttggagacttttatttccctcaccaacattaaacatcaactatctgagcagctaactgatcgctgcagctctacatagtccatctgtaaatagcccacccaatctacctacctcatccccatactgtttttacttttttactttgctgctcttttgcacaccaatatctctacttgcacatcatcatctgctcatttatcactccagtgttaatctgctaaattgtaattattcactcctatggcctatttattgcctacctcctcatgccttttgcacacactgtatatagactttctttttctactgtgtcattgacttgtttattgtgttattggcttttttattgtttactccatgtgtaactctgtgttgttgtctgtgtcacactgctttgctttatcttggccaggtcgtagttgtaaatgagaacttgttctcaactagcctacctggttaaataaaggtgaaaaaaaatatatataataaaaatgttaactccaatacttcccacagttgtgtcaagttggttggatgtcctttgggtggttaaccattcttgatacacacaggaaactgttgagtgtgaaaagcccagcagcgttgcagttcttgacacaaaccggtgcacctggcagcTATtaacataccccgttcaaaggcacttcaatattttgtcttacccattcaccctctgaatgcatacatacacaatccatgtctcaacgcttaaacatccttctttaacctgtctccttcacttcatctacactgattgaagtggatttaacaagtgacatcaataagggatcatagctttcacctggattcacctggtcagtctatgtcatggaaagagcaagtgttcttaatgttttgtatattcagTGTATGTGTTCCTTTGTGAGTGCATACATTCATTTGAATGCATGAGTATGTGTGTGACGTGCgagtgtgcctgcatgtgtgtgtgcgtgagcgtaCATGCCTGTTTGCCTGTTTAGTATAATCCTCAGTAATAAATCATAGTCAGTGTATTCCCTTAGGTGTTGTGGTGCTCATTTAGACTCCCAGTGACCATCCACAGCAATCTGTTATGTGCCTggggcctctcgctctctctctcccgcccacTATAATAGCCCAGCTAGCCAACCACAACTCACATGATAACCCAGCAAATAACCATCTTTCCAAGGTGCAGTTGCTGTGCAGCTGTTGTCTAGTGTGCTGCACATGTAAGTGTGTTTAGGATAAACGACTGTAATAAAACAAATGGGGGAACGCACATGGTGCTGTTCCCAGACAAAACAAGGTGTCTACATTCTAGACAAAATACTGGTCTATTTGCTCTTTCATGTAGTTATTGTAGCCTATTGGAGTGACTAGGAAAATGAGCACTGATGTGTATCATGATAGCTGAGAGTTTTAGAATGAGAAAAATAGATGCTCTTTGAAGAGCTTTATACCCCCACACAGTCAACACTCTCAGCATTTACCATGAATATGATCTCCGTTAACAGTGGGGAAATTCCCTTTAAAGCTAGAATCTTTCatttaaacaataacaaagcattcTCCCCATCCCTGTTCTCTAAAAAGCTAAGGACGGGAGTTGGAGAAATGTACCCACTCTTACATtcatagacagagatatggatgCAATGACTGACAATTCATGATATCAAATGTTTtgatatacagtgtttgtttacatttatgttgtatacaaacattggagaaaacaAGCTTaaattttgggttctgatggggtatgacagttgaactaagtccATGATacatttacaagttatattcttcaagaatcaatgggtaaatATCATAAATTAtaagtaaaaaaatgtatgtagcaactaaggattctcgCTGGCGCATTGTTGGTATTTCAGTGCGCAGCACTAGAACACTTCGAATGAAGCCCAAATACAGCGCATACTGTACTGAAGTGTTTGTGAGGAATTGATGATCCAACTTGTGATTGTCAGTTGGAGGGCTTTGGTGGACATTAAGAACCAAACATGCCTCAGATATACAACATTTGCCACACTAGTGCTTAACAGTTCAGTTACTAATGACaacttttaatgtattttttttgtttactGACAAAGTAGTACTTCCAACCTGACAATCATGTACATAACGTGCAGTAGTCCATCCACAGGAGTGTATTGATTTGTGTGCATGTTCACTTCGAAGGTTTCAACGATCAGCAAAAAGGAAACCGTCAATATTACCCATCCTATTTGACACATTCTGCCTCGTACTGCCGCTATTGCTTTGATAGAATGACTGTTCCCCTGATGGGACTTTCCTTATTGTAGTTTTGTTCTCGTATAACATGTCCAGTAAAAAATACACACGGTTTATGCTTTAAGTCAGTTTATGAGGCACTCTAGTAGCACTCTCAAAAGTAAGATCCATATGGAGAAGTTGAAATTGAAAAGCACTCCTTTACACAACTTACTTTCATTCAGTCCTGTCAGTATTCTACAACAGAAGAAGTTCAGGTTAAAATTGTTGTTGTTCTTCAGCTTTAGAGTTAAGATCAAGGTCTGAACTTTGTTGAGAATTGGCACCATCATTGGCCCCTACACATTCTGCTGAATACagcagaatatatatatttttaaacatactGTGCTTCTTTAACACAAACACCCATACACCCAACACCCATACACACAAGCACCTGACCCACTTtcccaaacacacagacatacatgcTCAGAATCTACACATTAGCAATTAAGTATTAACAACAAAAAGTCCACAACATAGAGTCAATGCCATACCAACACTAGACAATCAGCCCATTGAGTAACAGGAATCATTGAAAGGAAGATGGAGTCAATGAAGATGTTGTAAATGTTTCAAAACTTCCTGGTTCAGCTCAGTAGATGGAGCTTTAATACGTTATCcttcaaatgtgttttttggttTGTGTTGCGTGGTGGTGTTCTTCCCATTTTAATCTTTGAAAAGCTTCTTTGTGCTCCTGAAATGAAATACCTCAGCATCCCTTTTTGCACAGACCTGCTATGACACTCACCAGTTCCACATCCACTCAAGATGTATTCCTCCAGCTAGCATACATCATACACATGTAGGCTACCGCCGTATTGCGGAACTCATTTGATAACATCACACAAAGTCTGAGAGCTGCATAGCAGCAGACCCCAGCTTGTCAGTCAAGGTTTTGTGGTTTGACTGTAAGGctaattagttagttagttagtaagactaactagttagttagttagttatttaGTTAGTAAGAGAGTTAGTTAGTAACTACTCCTTATTCCTCCGGGCACCCTGTAGTTTTTTATAGTAGTTCTCCTGTCCAGTCTTGTTTTGAAATTGAACTAGGGCGGTCTTGCGTTGTAAAGTGGACTCTCGGCTTCGCCCGTCATGGAGGACCTCGGtgtgaggaagaggtggaggggggagcACTTCGTGGTCGCCGTCACCAGTGGAGGAGCAGGGCGAGATGGTCTGGTGCGGCCGGAAGCTGCCTCGAGCAGCGCTGCGGTTCAGGTTGTTTAGCTCGTAGGCGTCGCGAGGGTCACTGCCATCAGACGCGTCTCTCCACTTCCAGGGATTCCCATTGccagaggagggctggggggcaGTGTGCACCACAGGGTAGTGGGGGGCGTGGGCGTCTACCGTGATGATGGCCGAATTGCGCTGGGCCTCCAAGGGCGGGCGGTAGTGGGGCGAGTCGGCGCTGGCCGTAGAGGAGgtgcaggaggaggtggaggtggtctCGGAGGACTTGGGTGTGTCCCCcgaggaggaggactggagaaGGCCCTGCTGTTTGGACATTGCGATCACCTGCATGATGCGTGGCTGGTTGGGAGCCCCCCGAAGCGACCCGCTGCCACTGCTCTTCTCCGTGATTGACAGCCACTTGGCGCGGGTCAATGCGCTCTTGGGCGACACCGGCGGCGGACCTGTCTCTGGGATGTGGGGGGGTCTGGGGGTTGCCACCACCCTCACACCCCCCGGAGGCCCCACACTTATGGGGATTTGGCCAGTGGAAGCTCCACTGTTGGACTGCACCGTAGATGGGTATAACGAGGCCTGTGGCCCCCCGTCCTCAGACACCTCCTCTTCCCCTTCGGAGCCCTCCTCACTGGCCTCCCGCTCTGCCTCATCTCTGAGGCTCAGACCCCGCATCTCCATGGACTTCTGCTTCCACTCTGTCACCAGCTGCTGTGAGCGCATGGGGTCCATGGGCACCTGCACAGCCTTCAGCCTCCTCTTTACAGGCTGGGTGGGCTGCATCATGGAATCGTCGGGTGCCACATTAGTGCCCATGCCCCCATTCGCATTCATGCTAGCTCTGGGCAGCGTGTTGCTGAAGGTCACCATGGTCTGCTGACCCATGGGGCTGCGGGGTGCCAGGAGCTCCACGTCCACGCTGGCCCTCTTCAGGCTGCCCATGGAGGCTTTCTCGCGCTGCAGCGGACGCCCCATGCCTTCCAGCCGGTCCAGGGAGGGGGGCGCAGCGATCTCGTCAGCGCTCTCCGACGCTGAAGCTACACCTTTGTTGTAGACTGAATCGTGGCCCCGCTGGGTCAGAGCTCGTAGGGCGTCCTCCTTCTGGGGGGTCGGAGCTGGCTTCATGATGATGTCGTCGGAGGACCTGAAGTTGCCAACGGCGTGGAAAGcctggaagagaagaagagaaggtcTTGGTCGCCTGAAACTCCTCTATGGGTACTCAGTATAATAGTCCTGCGGAAAGGCAATATCATTCAATCTCATTCGTCTGCCTGGGTATACTTCAACAGAACTGATGAGCTAGCTCTAACCACCGCTCTCTATATCTCTGAtaagagtgagagaacacagggacaaagaggaaatgagagagggaaagagatacaAGACAGAAAAGACCTATGAGAAAGAAGGACATAAGAGTGAAAGAGCATGATAAGACAAATGGGTATGTAGAGTAGGCCCTCCCATAGAAAGACAGAACGTCATGGAACAACACCTCCAGAATCTGTTCAAATAATCACCATTCAGGTGAAGGATGGAAAGGCCGTATCTAaaatggagagacagaggcagagagaggcagagagagagagagagagatatatgatgGGTATGAAAGTGAACTCCATCCCGTCCTGAGGACAGTCTAATGATAGCAGAAAGCAAATGAGGGCGGGAGGAGTCAGAAACTTTAATGAGAGCAGGAGGAGTCAGAAACTTTAATGAGAGTGGGAGGAGTCAGAAACTTTAATGAGAGTGGGAGGAGTCAGACACTTTAATGAGAGTGGGAGGAGTCAGAAACTTTAATGAGAGCAGGAGGAGTCAGAAACTTTAATGAGAGTGGGAGGAGTCAGAAACTTTAATGAGAGCAGGAGGAGTCAGAAACTTGAATGAGAGTGGGAGGAGTCAGAAACTTAAATGAGAGCGGGAGTATTCAGAAACTTTAATGAGAGCAGTAATCTAGAGATATCAAAGAGCCTAGCGCTAAACGGCAGGTATGCCATTtaagtgggggagggagagatggtatGCAGTACAGTTTGATTGGCTAAAATCCTACACCAGTGTCTGGCAAATAACACTTTCCTCTCCTGTGCTCGCCTCAAATTAAATCACAGAACGGCTACTATAGAAGTAGTAGGTAGACTTCCCTCACATCTACTTTTCAGAAATATATGCGCACATGAATAGCCCTTTGTATATCAGCTTTGGTAGAATCCTTAAATTCCGTATTCCTAAATGTTTTAATCACCTGTCAATCCTGCCCTGCAGATACAAAAACGAACATTTACAGAAATAAATATTAATTTGCATCATCAGTATCAAACATAGAAATGTTATATACATTATAGAAGTCAAGATAGATTTCAATGGAAGTCAGGTCATACCAGGTAGGCAGCGATGCCGGCCCCTATGAGGAACCCCACGTAGACGTCGATGGGGTGGCTGCGGTACTGGGTGATCTGGGTCAGTCCGGTTAGTGCCGCAGCGATGGCAAACGCAAACACCAACACTGGCTTTAGCAGCTTGGTGCTGTCTGAGATGGTTGAGTTGAAGTACATCTGCaagaagagagaaatggagaaaatAAATGGTGAGATATTATAAACCAAAAACTCAAATACATTCCATTCATCTATGGAGATGATGTACAGTTATTTGATTTCTGCTTATAAACTGCATTATGACATGCCTTGTTAACTATTAATAAACTGAACAGGCTTCTACACGTTTTCACTTAATTCAATCCACATAATTTAAGCTCTGTGATAATATTTTAAGCGGTTTATAAGCAAACCTTTCTATTTAAGAGTTACCAAATATATATGTGGGAAAACCCAGTGTGTTTGGCACAGTACGCTAAGCTcttccttaaaataaagtggggacaGATTTGCCCCAAGGATTTGTGCATTGAGAATCTGGTGCGACTACTTTGGCTACGATACCATTTATATTCACAAGCAATATTAGCCCAATGTCCTAATTTGTGGCTTATCAAATTCTATTGTACTTGACCTGCCACTGAACAAAGCATTAAAAAGAGCCAAAGACAATATCTGTGGGGACATTTTTTATCAATACTTCAACATTGTTCTCTGCATTTAATCAATAAACTAGTTTATCATGTTCTGTCGCAGTTTGGGTTTTCAGTTGACTTAAAGCGACAGACTTTTTTGTCCTGGTGGCCAATAGGGAAACACTGCCTCAGCAAATTTCATGAAAACTGAAAATGTTAGaggaaatgttactgatagtctgtagatagtctgtagagcatttacagatggactatccaaagaAAGTGTTACTGATGCCACTGATTACTAGCTTCCATACTGTGTATTCGTCCCAGGAGGTGTACTTACTGATATGTACACAGCAGCAAATGCAGACAGGGTTGCATGCTGGGAGGGAAAGGTTTTCCTGTCAAGAAACAGAAAACGTGTTAGCCTTGAGGCGAAATGCTAGAAAAGCAGAAAGACAGACACCGTATGTCACACAGCTTTGATCATAACTTGAAAGGGGAGAGAACAGCGCCAGTGTGGCGTAAGGAATAAAGATCACACCTGCACATTGCTACAATGCAGGTTAGTGTTGGGGTGTTGTGTGCTATATCTGTCTAAACATACCTCCCTGTTTATCTGTCTATGACTGGCCAAAATGGTGTCCTTACTAATGCCACCTTTATAATCCCTTAGCCTACCTAAGAATGAATAAGAATGGATAATCTACTTGAAAGCAACATGGAGGAAAGGACAACTTGCTTTGGCTTTCACCTACCCAGTCAGTTTAGATCAGTGGCCCAGAGAGGAAGAAAacatgaaaatgtgttttttcagGAGTATTAGGACACATCCCCCACCAGAGAAAATAAGATGGTCTGTCCAAGGCTGCATTCCAATACTTTGAAATAATTTTCTGTCCTCATCTCCACTGAACCAATGAATCAGTATTCCTTTAAGGTTCATGTTTTGCTCTGTAAGTGTAACTGAATGTACAAGTAGTTGATCTTAAGTAAACAATGTCCTTGAAAACCCATTAAATTCATATTCACCCTTCATATTTTTAGCTTCTCTTGTTCCCTTGCTGTGTTTAGTTTGCCTCATGAGATGTGGACACACAAGAGCTATAGTATCTTCCCATAACCACTCTAGCAATATTGGAGCATAACCTTAATTCTTCCTGGTTCAGGTGattgtggccagggaaataatttctgtattttgaatggtactgtaattTCATCCCACACAatctgtgctgtactgtattttTAGATCGCTAAAAACGTTTTGACCACTagtgggtgcatggtattgttgtttctggctcaATAACATATTTTGAGGCTTGTCTTATATGAGGTTACATTTGTTGCACCTGTTAGTGAGAGTGCTGTACAAAGTTAACCGGTGTGTGGTAGTTGTGTCCCTTCAAAGTAAAATGTATAGGGGACAGATTAAACCTTTAATGGTTGCCAATGGTTTTGCCATGTAGTCGCTGCCAGTTTAGAAACATTTGTT
Coding sequences within it:
- the LOC112252109 gene encoding phospholipid phosphatase-related protein type 3-like; the encoded protein is MMTTRDPKPKKTQPKDSLTLLPCFYFVELPIVASFMVSLYFLELTDLLHPAQVGFRCHDRTLSMPYVDGGDELIPLLMLLSLAFAGPAASIMIGEGLVYCMQSHLKIRPGVEGSINAGGCNFNSFLRRTVRFVGVHVFGLCATALVTDVIQLATGYHSPFFLTVCKPNYTQPGVACDKNPYITKDICSSHDQHAILSARKTFPSQHATLSAFAAVYISMYFNSTISDSTKLLKPVLVFAFAIAAALTGLTQITQYRSHPIDVYVGFLIGAGIAAYLAFHAVGNFRSSDDIIMKPAPTPQKEDALRALTQRGHDSVYNKGVASASESADEIAAPPSLDRLEGMGRPLQREKASMGSLKRASVDVELLAPRSPMGQQTMVTFSNTLPRASMNANGGMGTNVAPDDSMMQPTQPVKRRLKAVQVPMDPMRSQQLVTEWKQKSMEMRGLSLRDEAEREASEEGSEGEEEVSEDGGPQASLYPSTVQSNSGASTGQIPISVGPPGGVRVVATPRPPHIPETGPPPVSPKSALTRAKWLSITEKSSGSGSLRGAPNQPRIMQVIAMSKQQGLLQSSSSGDTPKSSETTSTSSCTSSTASADSPHYRPPLEAQRNSAIITVDAHAPHYPVVHTAPQPSSGNGNPWKWRDASDGSDPRDAYELNNLNRSAARGSFRPHQTISPCSSTGDGDHEVLPPPPLPHTEVLHDGRSRESTLQRKTALVQFQNKTGQENYYKKLQGARRNKE